From Cellulophaga lytica DSM 7489, a single genomic window includes:
- a CDS encoding vWA domain-containing protein, whose translation MKNVKQIASIALLTFFVGSTLSCEAKSKKEITLATQALVETKKPDKNVVKVALLLDTSNSMDGLINQAKAQLWDIVNKFSYVKCGNEDRPQLQIALYEYGNSTIEKQDGYIKQVIGFSTDLDEISEKLFSLTTNGGDEYCGQAISTSIKDLDWGKNPDNLKMIFIAGNEPFNQGKIDYKDATSDAKEKGIIVNTIFCGDYNQGANSYWKSGAQLTGGEYIAINHNKKVIHIDTPYDDVIITLNKKLNKTYVSYGSLGSSKMALQSVQDDKAAEMEEAVMVKRAVSKSSRLYNNASWDLVDASKNKNFNVSKIEKKQLPKELQNKTNKEIEAFIETKKIERKNIQQQIKEANQKREAYIAKNQKEGSKGELENAMISAIVKQGKSKNYTWDK comes from the coding sequence ATGAAAAATGTAAAACAAATAGCAAGCATAGCATTACTAACCTTTTTTGTAGGAAGCACTTTAAGTTGCGAGGCAAAAAGTAAAAAGGAAATAACTTTAGCCACACAAGCTTTAGTAGAAACTAAAAAGCCAGATAAAAATGTAGTTAAAGTAGCCTTGTTATTAGACACTAGTAATAGTATGGACGGATTAATAAACCAAGCAAAGGCACAGCTTTGGGATATTGTAAATAAATTTAGCTATGTAAAATGTGGTAATGAAGACAGACCCCAATTACAAATTGCATTGTATGAGTACGGTAACAGTACTATTGAAAAACAAGACGGTTACATTAAACAAGTAATTGGTTTTAGTACAGATTTGGATGAAATATCTGAAAAGCTATTTTCTTTAACTACCAATGGTGGAGATGAGTATTGTGGCCAAGCAATAAGCACGTCTATTAAAGATTTAGATTGGGGCAAAAACCCTGATAACTTAAAAATGATATTTATTGCTGGCAACGAACCCTTTAACCAAGGCAAAATAGATTATAAAGATGCTACGTCTGATGCTAAGGAAAAAGGTATAATAGTAAATACTATTTTTTGTGGAGACTATAACCAAGGTGCAAATAGCTACTGGAAAAGTGGTGCACAATTAACAGGTGGAGAATACATTGCTATTAACCACAATAAAAAAGTTATACATATAGATACACCTTATGATGATGTAATTATTACGCTTAATAAAAAATTAAACAAAACATATGTGTCTTACGGTAGTTTAGGCAGTTCTAAAATGGCATTACAATCTGTACAAGATGATAAAGCTGCAGAAATGGAAGAAGCTGTTATGGTAAAAAGAGCAGTTAGCAAAAGCTCTAGATTGTATAATAATGCCTCTTGGGATTTAGTGGATGCTTCTAAAAACAAAAACTTTAATGTATCTAAGATAGAGAAAAAGCAATTACCAAAAGAGCTACAAAATAAAACTAATAAAGAAATTGAAGCTTTTATTGAAACTAAAAAAATAGAACGAAAAAATATTCAGCAACAAATTAAAGAAGCAAACCAAAAACGTGAAGCTTATATTGCTAAAAACCAAAAAGAAGGTTCTAAAGGCGAGTTAGAAAATGCAATGATTTCTGCCATTGTAAAGCAAGGAAAAAGCAAAAATTACACTTGGGACAAATAA